One Luteolibacter flavescens genomic region harbors:
- the nuoF gene encoding NADH-quinone oxidoreductase subunit NuoF: MITYKAGKQPDSREYRLIFKNVDREGWDPSIDCYLRDGGYEELKKAMGMEPKAITEEVKKSGLRGRGGAGFPTGLKWTFIPPNNTKPVYLICNADESEPGTFKDRYILHQDPHQLIEGMVISCFAVGAKVAYIYIREEFPGAAIILENAIAEARAKNFVGKNVLGSGFDVEIYVHRGAAAYICGEETGLIESLEGKRAYPRIKPPYFPAALGLYMCPTIVNNVESLCHVKHIVRMGGDEYAKLGVKNNTGTRILCVSGDVKKPGYFEVEVGKVTMRELLYDMCGGPKDGCEFKAVIPGGSSSKILRCEEEFTLKGKGPEGSDLKLSFWDIPMDFDSLAACGTMAGSGGVIVLDNTRKISWVLNNINTFYAHESCGQCTPCREGSMWMKKISDRIVAGEASPKDVATLESVAYQIDGRTICAFGEASSWPVEAIIAKFRDELIADTKPENDAVPQNAEAEAQRRYLQHA; the protein is encoded by the coding sequence TCCCGCGAATACCGACTCATCTTCAAGAACGTCGATCGCGAGGGCTGGGACCCGTCCATCGACTGCTACCTGCGCGATGGCGGCTACGAGGAACTGAAGAAGGCGATGGGCATGGAGCCCAAGGCGATCACCGAGGAGGTGAAGAAGTCCGGCCTGCGCGGTCGTGGCGGTGCAGGCTTCCCCACCGGCCTGAAGTGGACCTTCATCCCGCCGAACAACACGAAGCCGGTCTATCTGATCTGCAATGCAGACGAGTCCGAGCCCGGCACCTTCAAGGACCGCTACATCCTGCACCAGGACCCGCACCAGCTCATCGAGGGCATGGTGATCTCCTGCTTCGCCGTCGGCGCGAAGGTTGCCTACATCTACATCCGCGAGGAATTCCCCGGCGCTGCGATCATCCTAGAGAATGCCATCGCCGAGGCCCGTGCGAAGAACTTCGTCGGCAAGAACGTCCTCGGCTCCGGCTTTGACGTGGAAATCTACGTTCACCGCGGTGCCGCCGCCTACATCTGCGGCGAGGAGACCGGCCTGATCGAGTCGCTTGAGGGCAAGCGCGCTTACCCGCGCATCAAGCCGCCCTACTTCCCCGCAGCGCTGGGCCTCTACATGTGCCCGACCATCGTGAACAACGTGGAGTCGCTGTGCCACGTGAAGCACATCGTCCGCATGGGCGGCGACGAATACGCGAAGCTCGGAGTGAAGAACAACACCGGCACCCGTATCCTCTGCGTTTCCGGCGACGTGAAGAAGCCGGGCTACTTCGAAGTCGAAGTCGGCAAGGTGACCATGCGCGAACTGCTCTACGACATGTGTGGCGGGCCGAAAGACGGCTGCGAATTTAAAGCCGTCATCCCCGGAGGTTCTTCCTCCAAGATTCTCCGCTGCGAGGAAGAATTCACCCTCAAGGGCAAGGGCCCCGAAGGTTCCGACCTGAAGCTTTCTTTCTGGGACATCCCGATGGACTTCGACTCCCTCGCCGCCTGCGGCACCATGGCCGGCTCCGGCGGGGTCATCGTCCTCGACAACACCCGGAAGATCTCGTGGGTGCTCAACAATATCAACACCTTCTACGCCCACGAATCCTGCGGCCAGTGCACGCCGTGCCGCGAGGGCTCCATGTGGATGAAGAAGATCTCCGACCGCATTGTCGCCGGCGAAGCCTCGCCAAAGGACGTCGCGACGCTGGAGAGCGTGGCCTACCAGATCGACGGCCGCACCATCTGCGCCTTCGGTGAAGCCTCGTCCTGGCCGGTGGAAGCGATCATCGCGAAATTCCGCGACGAACTCATCGCCGACACCAAGCCGGAGAACGACGCAGTCCCGCAGAACGCGGAGGCCGAAGCCCAGCGGCGCTACCTGCAGCACGCGTGA
- a CDS encoding sterol desaturase family protein, with the protein MNVPSMLLATAGSFLFLALVFYPLERAFPAKHGQRFFRPAWWLDLCFFLGQYLLWSGIVLWVLSRFGDWIDGVVPAAFRAAVAGQPWWLQAVEVILLSDFFVYWGHRLQHRVPFLWRFHSVHHSAEHLDWLAAHREHPLDTVYTMGLINLPVFLLGFPLETLAGLIAFRGIWAIYIHSNVRLPIGPLRWFVGAPELHHWHHDRVRDAGNYANISPLMDLAFGTYRCPDHEPESFGVNEEMPRSYFGQMLHPFRRKKRKASRAAEEIIADRTAPATDTPPDPSCGVKATSG; encoded by the coding sequence GAACGTCCCCTCGATGCTGTTGGCCACGGCGGGAAGCTTCCTGTTCCTTGCGTTGGTCTTCTATCCCTTGGAGCGGGCGTTTCCCGCGAAGCACGGGCAGCGTTTCTTCCGCCCGGCGTGGTGGCTGGATCTTTGCTTCTTCCTCGGGCAGTATCTCCTGTGGAGCGGGATCGTGCTGTGGGTGCTGAGCCGCTTCGGCGACTGGATCGATGGCGTGGTGCCGGCTGCGTTTCGTGCGGCGGTCGCAGGTCAGCCATGGTGGCTGCAGGCGGTGGAGGTGATCTTGCTCAGCGACTTCTTCGTCTATTGGGGGCACCGCCTCCAGCATCGGGTGCCATTCCTGTGGCGCTTCCACTCGGTGCATCACAGCGCCGAGCACCTGGATTGGCTGGCGGCACACCGGGAGCATCCGCTCGATACCGTCTATACGATGGGGCTCATCAATCTGCCCGTCTTCCTGCTGGGTTTTCCGCTGGAGACGCTGGCGGGCCTCATCGCCTTCCGTGGCATCTGGGCGATCTACATTCACTCGAATGTGCGGCTGCCCATCGGTCCGTTGCGCTGGTTCGTCGGTGCGCCGGAGCTTCATCACTGGCACCACGACCGTGTGCGTGACGCCGGGAACTACGCGAACATCTCGCCGCTGATGGACCTAGCCTTCGGGACATACCGTTGTCCCGATCACGAGCCGGAATCCTTCGGCGTGAACGAGGAAATGCCGCGCAGCTACTTCGGGCAGATGCTTCATCCCTTCAGACGGAAGAAACGCAAGGCTTCCCGAGCGGCGGAGGAAATCATCGCGGATAGGACAGCGCCCGCCACAGATACTCCGCCGGACCCGAGTTGTGGCGTGAAAGCCACCAGCGGCTGA
- a CDS encoding DUF418 domain-containing protein, with protein sequence MSGFKFPLVSFLYPSEDFHHPGPWNEVAETVLLWLVSGKFMSIFAFLFGVGLALQEKRAASRGLAFGPFIRWRMVLLLAAGVIHGILLWPGDILAVYGIFGLLSPILLGWRARTLAGVVLAIALISIAAHVILTLAFHESGAVYADRESIELWIEGYRQASLPGVIQLRIQEWKMVWVTAYLSDFSYAFLFFVTGLATGKSGRFLDWLSPGFKVGRGFVIAFLVALVITIIALIIFRGPEPISRDASIFAYLAILVGNWMLAWGYMAGFARLHTRIAASDLMKSLRCVGRMSLTNYLLQSIIANAVFMPFGLGLYGQASFCEGLALSAIIFAFQMIFSRWWLSRHNSGPAEYLWRALSYPR encoded by the coding sequence ATGTCGGGATTCAAGTTCCCGCTCGTCTCCTTTCTCTATCCTTCCGAGGACTTCCATCATCCGGGGCCTTGGAATGAAGTCGCGGAAACCGTGCTTCTTTGGCTCGTCTCCGGGAAGTTCATGAGCATCTTCGCCTTCCTCTTCGGCGTCGGTCTCGCGCTTCAGGAGAAACGGGCTGCGTCACGAGGACTCGCCTTCGGCCCGTTCATTCGCTGGCGGATGGTCCTGCTCCTCGCTGCCGGGGTGATCCACGGGATCCTGCTGTGGCCCGGTGACATACTCGCGGTCTACGGGATCTTCGGATTGCTCTCCCCCATCCTGCTCGGATGGAGAGCCCGCACGCTTGCGGGCGTCGTCCTTGCGATCGCCCTGATCTCCATTGCCGCCCACGTCATCCTGACGTTGGCCTTCCACGAGAGCGGTGCCGTTTACGCGGACCGGGAGTCCATCGAGCTTTGGATTGAGGGATATCGGCAAGCCTCACTGCCCGGCGTCATTCAGCTCCGCATCCAGGAGTGGAAAATGGTCTGGGTGACGGCTTACCTGAGCGACTTCTCCTATGCGTTCCTCTTCTTTGTCACGGGATTGGCGACCGGTAAATCAGGCCGCTTTCTGGATTGGCTGAGCCCTGGCTTCAAGGTGGGCCGAGGCTTCGTCATCGCCTTTCTTGTCGCGCTGGTCATCACCATCATCGCCTTGATCATCTTCCGAGGCCCGGAACCGATCAGCCGGGACGCCTCGATCTTCGCCTATCTCGCCATCCTCGTGGGGAACTGGATGCTTGCCTGGGGATACATGGCGGGCTTCGCACGACTGCACACCCGCATTGCGGCCTCGGATCTTATGAAGAGCCTGCGCTGTGTCGGCAGGATGTCGCTGACGAACTACCTGCTCCAGTCGATCATCGCGAATGCGGTCTTCATGCCCTTCGGACTCGGCCTCTATGGCCAAGCCTCTTTCTGTGAAGGCCTTGCACTGTCGGCGATCATCTTCGCCTTCCAGATGATCTTCAGCCGCTGGTGGCTTTCACGCCACAACTCGGGTCCGGCGGAGTATCTGTGGCGGGCGCTGTCCTATCCGCGATGA